In a genomic window of Tissierella sp. Yu-01:
- a CDS encoding ABC transporter permease: MKKLDTKLIRSVKSSKGQFISITIMIILALTIYVTLGMVGDNLYSSIFDYYEITNFGDVFVEVSRIPKAAIDKLTSIEGVDMAQGRISGDVPLRVEDVSEKVNVRVVSLSDEESRINNLFTLDGEELGERERTTVVLQQFFDGRDMQLGEILTPYIGGKEYPIEVVGVVASPEYIYLMENEQTLLPAPDKFGVIYVSEEFAQMALGYQGSYNEIMIKIDDEHLNRIDSIIDEIEDELDRYGVRRITKREDQLSHSMMMQEVESLEAMSGAVTFIFLMVAAVIINIMLSRMVKKDRTSIGVMKAIGYTNMDIIMHYAKYSISMGLIGSLIGILLSIPLSKAYVELFILYMNVPMFGMKIYYAYFAYGILLTSVFCIISGFIGARNVLKITPAESMRPEAPKSGKRIWLEKVKSIWKRISFSWKMVIRNIFRTKRRAAFLVIGIALTYAITIVPVYMSSIFNLMFDLQYGQFQTMDYNIDFASPMNKNAILEVSQLIDFEHIEPKAEIPLELSRGWRKETTSVIALAGNTKLYNFKDQSGMGIQLSKDGIFLSQILANSLDVQVGDEIIIKSYFSDKDDKTIKVKGIIEQYLGSNAYMDIDQMYDVIDERDLVTGVLINSEDEVVTKLKDVKNIRQIQSLQDMKNSLLEFMDMIIASMSVMMLFGGVLGFAIVYNITTVSINERIMEFSSLRVLGFDKNQIYRLVTRENGLMTIFGILLGIPLGYGMCVGLSSAVSTEIYSIPTMISPGTYIISAIATIVFVTVAQLATIRKIHNINFMEALKNRVS; encoded by the coding sequence ATGAAGAAGCTGGATACAAAATTAATTAGATCGGTGAAGAGTTCCAAGGGTCAGTTTATATCCATTACTATTATGATAATATTGGCACTTACTATATACGTTACATTAGGTATGGTAGGTGATAATCTATACAGTTCTATATTTGATTATTATGAAATTACTAATTTTGGAGATGTATTTGTAGAAGTCTCTAGGATACCAAAAGCCGCCATTGATAAACTTACCTCCATTGAGGGAGTTGACATGGCTCAAGGACGTATAAGTGGCGATGTACCATTAAGGGTAGAAGACGTGTCTGAAAAGGTAAATGTAAGGGTAGTTTCTCTCTCTGATGAAGAAAGTAGAATAAATAATTTATTTACCTTAGATGGAGAAGAACTAGGAGAAAGAGAACGCACCACTGTAGTACTTCAACAATTCTTTGATGGAAGGGATATGCAGCTTGGAGAAATACTTACGCCGTATATAGGTGGTAAAGAATATCCAATTGAGGTTGTTGGGGTTGTAGCAAGTCCTGAATACATCTATTTAATGGAGAACGAACAAACCTTACTTCCTGCTCCAGATAAATTTGGGGTTATATATGTCTCAGAAGAATTTGCTCAGATGGCATTAGGATATCAAGGTAGCTACAATGAGATAATGATTAAGATAGATGATGAACACTTAAATAGGATAGATAGTATTATTGATGAAATTGAAGATGAGCTTGATAGATATGGGGTAAGGAGAATCACTAAGAGAGAAGATCAACTTAGTCATAGTATGATGATGCAAGAAGTTGAATCCCTGGAGGCTATGTCTGGTGCAGTTACATTTATATTTTTAATGGTTGCAGCTGTAATAATCAATATAATGCTTTCAAGGATGGTTAAGAAGGACAGAACATCCATTGGTGTGATGAAAGCCATAGGTTATACCAATATGGATATAATAATGCACTATGCTAAGTACTCCATATCAATGGGGTTAATTGGTTCTTTAATAGGAATCTTATTGAGTATTCCTTTATCCAAAGCCTATGTAGAATTATTTATTTTATATATGAATGTACCAATGTTCGGGATGAAAATATATTATGCGTATTTTGCCTATGGAATATTGCTAACTTCTGTGTTTTGTATAATATCTGGATTTATTGGTGCAAGAAATGTATTGAAAATAACTCCTGCTGAATCCATGAGGCCAGAAGCACCTAAATCAGGAAAGAGAATTTGGCTGGAGAAGGTGAAATCTATTTGGAAGAGGATTTCATTTAGCTGGAAAATGGTCATTAGAAATATATTCAGGACTAAAAGAAGAGCAGCGTTTTTAGTCATTGGAATAGCATTAACATATGCCATAACCATAGTTCCTGTATATATGTCCTCTATTTTTAATCTAATGTTTGATTTGCAATATGGTCAGTTTCAAACAATGGATTATAATATAGATTTTGCATCACCTATGAATAAAAATGCAATATTGGAAGTTTCACAGCTTATTGATTTTGAGCATATTGAACCTAAGGCAGAGATTCCTTTGGAGCTTAGTAGAGGTTGGAGAAAAGAAACTACAAGTGTCATTGCTTTAGCGGGTAATACTAAGTTATACAATTTTAAGGATCAGTCTGGAATGGGAATTCAGCTTTCTAAAGATGGAATATTCTTGTCTCAGATATTAGCAAACTCTTTGGATGTTCAGGTTGGGGATGAAATAATTATCAAAAGCTATTTTTCAGATAAAGATGATAAGACCATAAAGGTTAAAGGAATTATTGAGCAATATTTAGGCAGTAATGCATATATGGATATTGATCAGATGTATGATGTAATTGATGAAAGGGATTTAGTTACTGGAGTTCTAATAAACTCTGAGGATGAAGTGGTGACTAAATTGAAGGATGTAAAAAATATTCGTCAAATACAATCTCTTCAAGATATGAAAAACAGCTTACTAGAATTTATGGATATGATAATAGCTTCCATGAGTGTTATGATGCTATTTGGCGGAGTATTAGGATTTGCTATTGTCTATAACATAACTACTGTAAGTATAAATGAGAGAATAATGGAGTTTTCTTCATTGAGAGTGTTAGGTTTCGATAAAAATCAAATATATAGGTTGGTAACTAGGGAGAATGGTCTAATGACCATATTTGGTATTCTTTTGGGAATTCCATTAGGATATGGAATGTGTGTAGGACTATCTAGTGCAGTATCAACGGAAATATATAGCATACCTACAATGATATCACCTGGAACCTATATTATATCAGCAATTGCCACAATAGTATTCGTCACCGTAGCACAACTTGCAACAATAAGAAAAATCCACAACATAAATTTCATGGAAGCATTGAAAAATAGAGTATCGTAA
- a CDS encoding efflux RND transporter periplasmic adaptor subunit, giving the protein MKKKIIIAIIAFVVIGGISISLATQNKAVEVNTQAVIRGSIASYIEEIGEVKVKEHVNIYSPTAGKVSEVMVDIGDKVKEGDLLIKLDGEELSRSIEELEAQRSSILAQYNEAKKPVDKESIAKLNIEISNLEKRITTVEKEVNDKKVLFDAGAISNEEYNAAVRNLDVERGNLEKAKLDLEQLSKPVSGNILAQYEAQLKQLDLQKESLMDSGEDYKITATIEGTVLLKEVEEGSYLQPGMHIMEIGNTNDMYIESDILVGDIIKIKEGSEVILSSDDLDLTELKGKVSKIHPTAYSKVSDLGIEQKRIKIEIEIEDSTLDLKPGYELDIKIIIKKNEDTLYIPEDAVFEMDNKDFVFVVEDDKAILKEVKTGIESQRQIEVLDGLNEGDIVVLSPDNELDNGIRVKVTK; this is encoded by the coding sequence TTGAAAAAGAAAATAATTATAGCAATTATAGCATTTGTAGTAATAGGAGGAATCTCCATATCCCTTGCAACTCAAAATAAAGCTGTAGAAGTAAATACCCAAGCGGTTATAAGGGGAAGTATAGCTTCATATATTGAGGAAATAGGCGAAGTAAAGGTAAAGGAGCATGTAAATATATATTCTCCAACGGCTGGTAAGGTATCGGAGGTTATGGTTGATATTGGTGATAAGGTAAAAGAAGGAGATCTGCTTATTAAGTTAGATGGAGAAGAGCTGTCAAGAAGTATAGAGGAGTTAGAAGCTCAAAGATCATCAATATTGGCACAGTATAACGAAGCCAAGAAACCAGTAGATAAGGAATCCATAGCAAAGCTTAATATAGAGATCAGTAATCTTGAAAAGAGGATTACAACAGTTGAGAAAGAAGTAAATGACAAAAAGGTTCTATTTGATGCAGGAGCTATTAGTAACGAAGAATATAATGCAGCAGTAAGAAACTTAGATGTAGAAAGAGGAAACTTAGAAAAGGCTAAACTGGATTTAGAACAACTAAGTAAGCCAGTGTCAGGTAATATCCTTGCTCAGTATGAAGCTCAACTTAAGCAGCTGGATTTACAGAAGGAAAGCTTAATGGATTCTGGAGAGGATTACAAAATTACAGCAACCATAGAAGGTACTGTACTATTAAAGGAAGTAGAAGAAGGAAGCTATCTTCAACCGGGAATGCATATAATGGAAATTGGTAATACAAATGATATGTATATAGAAAGTGACATCCTTGTAGGAGATATAATAAAGATTAAGGAAGGATCAGAGGTTATTCTATCAAGTGACGATTTAGACTTAACTGAATTAAAAGGAAAAGTAAGTAAAATACATCCAACAGCTTATAGCAAAGTATCCGATTTGGGTATAGAACAAAAGAGGATAAAGATAGAAATAGAGATAGAAGATTCTACATTGGATCTAAAACCAGGCTATGAACTGGATATAAAGATTATTATTAAGAAGAATGAAGATACACTTTATATACCTGAAGATGCAGTATTTGAAATGGATAATAAGGATTTTGTATTTGTAGTAGAAGATGACAAGGCTATACTAAAAGAAGTAAAAACAGGCATCGAAAGCCAAAGACAAATTGAAGTATTGGATGGCTTAAATGAAGGGGATATAGTAGTATTGTCACCTGATAATGAATTAGATAATGGAATAAGAGTGAAAGTGACAAAGTGA
- a CDS encoding DUF924 family protein has protein sequence MTIATWQEVLDFWFEPENTKLHFVENDEFDLIIRERFLDTWMAASEGLLVDWRKTIGGRLAEIIVLDQFSRNLWRNDIKTYTQDKMAIALAQEVVNHPEYETLLPLKRKYVLLPFMHSESTALHDWAMPYFESMGDEQTLYFEKKHRAILDKFGRYPYQNKDLGRESTPEEEKWLLEKDGDFFS, from the coding sequence ATGACTATAGCAACATGGCAAGAGGTCCTGGATTTTTGGTTTGAACCTGAAAATACAAAACTTCATTTTGTGGAGAACGATGAATTTGATTTGATTATTAGGGAGAGATTTCTGGATACATGGATGGCGGCTTCTGAAGGCCTACTAGTTGATTGGCGTAAGACAATTGGCGGAAGACTCGCTGAAATTATCGTATTAGATCAGTTTTCAAGAAATCTTTGGAGAAATGACATCAAAACTTACACACAAGATAAGATGGCAATTGCACTAGCTCAAGAGGTAGTGAATCACCCTGAATATGAGACACTTTTACCTCTTAAAAGAAAATATGTACTTCTTCCATTTATGCATTCAGAGTCCACTGCTCTTCATGATTGGGCAATGCCATATTTTGAGTCTATGGGAGACGAACAGACTCTTTACTTTGAGAAAAAACATCGTGCTATTCTAGATAAATTTGGGAGATATCCATATCAGAATAAAGACTTGGGAAGAGAATCTACACCTGAGGAAGAGAAATGGTTATTAGAAAAAGATGGGGACTTCTTTAGCTGA
- a CDS encoding stalk domain-containing protein, translating to MKRFRRIFASLLVLVLVLSFASTTYADSHKNLRAHYKGIKIFRNDNMMKIDMEPFIIDGTTYVPLRSLAELLDKEVNWDGKNFKIHIKDKGGKNSELYKIIEEQKETIRKQDARIKELEKLLEKNDPNSELKDLEKRLNRDFGKYKDIEFEIKLEEKNTEIRIKIVVDFKDYKDELKDIRTEGFNEYLKNIINQVRKEFYYKAIFGNFVDTNKGNEILSFTLNHGNNVGIVFSVDRIEEMELLLHWKYSGSNGIKDIRLEEDDEIEITIYVDKNKWNDLKEPKQEEVLESIYKDIRKTFDEEIEGEIRNDSNGKTLYEFEYDRKGYVSIDD from the coding sequence ATGAAAAGATTTAGAAGGATATTTGCATCTTTACTTGTACTAGTATTAGTTTTGTCCTTTGCATCAACTACATATGCTGATAGTCATAAAAACCTAAGAGCACATTACAAAGGGATAAAGATATTTAGAAATGACAATATGATGAAGATAGATATGGAGCCTTTTATTATCGATGGCACCACCTATGTACCTTTGAGGTCCTTAGCGGAGCTTCTGGATAAAGAAGTGAATTGGGACGGAAAGAACTTCAAGATTCATATAAAGGATAAGGGTGGAAAAAATAGTGAGCTATATAAGATAATAGAGGAACAAAAGGAAACAATCAGAAAACAAGATGCAAGAATTAAGGAACTAGAGAAACTGCTAGAGAAAAATGATCCAAATTCAGAGTTAAAGGATTTAGAGAAGAGGCTTAATAGAGATTTTGGTAAGTATAAGGATATTGAATTTGAGATAAAACTAGAAGAGAAGAATACTGAGATAAGAATAAAAATAGTCGTAGATTTTAAGGACTATAAGGATGAACTCAAGGACATAAGAACTGAAGGCTTTAATGAATACTTAAAGAATATAATAAATCAGGTAAGAAAAGAATTCTACTATAAAGCAATTTTCGGAAATTTTGTAGATACAAATAAGGGAAATGAGATACTTTCATTTACGTTAAATCATGGTAATAATGTTGGTATAGTATTTTCAGTAGACAGAATAGAAGAAATGGAGTTATTGCTACATTGGAAATATTCAGGAAGTAATGGAATAAAAGACATTAGATTAGAAGAAGATGACGAAATAGAAATTACAATCTATGTAGATAAGAACAAATGGAATGATTTAAAAGAACCAAAACAAGAGGAGGTTCTTGAGTCTATTTACAAGGATATAAGAAAAACCTTTGATGAAGAAATTGAAGGAGAAATAAGAAATGATTCCAATGGCAAAACACTATATGAATTTGAATATGATAGGAAAGGATACGTCTCAATAGATGACTAA
- a CDS encoding GntG family PLP-dependent aldolase produces MKYLDLRSDTVTAPSEEMRDAMRNAIVGDDVLGDDPTVKVLEKMGAELFGKEDCLLTVSGTMSNQIAVLSLTSRGDQIIVHDMAHIYNLELAGLALISGVQPRVLKAIGGKYNLEELKENIITKQIQTSPTTLICMENTFNLNQGLVVGKDHIDEVCKIAHSHGIPVYMDGARILNAASSLNMEVDELCENIDVVSLCLSKGLGCPIGSLLAGPKEVVAKARRMRQMLGGGWRQAGVIAAAGIVGLENWKEVIAADHKKAQVLANGLADLGLKINQVQTNIINIGLEDLNITASDFCNRLLELGVKAKEIGPYNVRMICHKDIELQDLDRVLDSCKKLINVYEVKQH; encoded by the coding sequence ATGAAATATTTAGATTTGAGAAGTGATACGGTTACGGCTCCAAGTGAAGAGATGAGAGATGCCATGCGTAATGCAATAGTTGGTGATGATGTATTGGGTGATGACCCTACAGTTAAAGTGTTAGAGAAAATGGGTGCTGAACTTTTCGGAAAAGAAGATTGTCTTCTTACAGTATCGGGGACCATGAGTAATCAAATTGCAGTATTAAGTCTAACATCAAGAGGTGATCAAATAATAGTTCATGACATGGCTCATATATATAATTTAGAACTAGCTGGGCTAGCTTTGATATCAGGAGTGCAACCTCGTGTCTTAAAGGCAATTGGCGGTAAATATAATTTAGAAGAATTAAAGGAAAATATTATTACTAAACAAATCCAAACATCACCTACTACGTTAATTTGTATGGAGAATACATTTAATTTAAATCAAGGATTGGTAGTAGGCAAAGACCATATTGATGAGGTATGTAAAATTGCACATTCACATGGCATTCCTGTATATATGGATGGAGCCCGAATATTAAATGCTGCTAGTTCTTTAAATATGGAAGTGGATGAACTATGTGAGAATATAGATGTGGTTTCTCTTTGCTTATCAAAAGGTCTAGGTTGTCCAATAGGTTCATTGTTAGCTGGTCCTAAAGAAGTGGTTGCTAAGGCAAGGAGAATGCGTCAAATGTTAGGCGGTGGCTGGAGACAAGCTGGTGTAATAGCTGCAGCTGGTATTGTAGGATTGGAAAACTGGAAGGAAGTTATAGCAGCAGATCATAAAAAGGCACAAGTGTTAGCAAATGGATTAGCTGACTTAGGATTAAAAATTAATCAGGTTCAAACCAATATAATAAATATTGGCCTTGAAGATCTAAATATAACCGCAAGTGATTTTTGTAATAGACTATTAGAATTAGGAGTTAAGGCAAAGGAAATTGGACCATACAATGTACGTATGATTTGTCACAAAGATATAGAATTGCAAGATCTTGATAGAGTATTAGATTCATGTAAGAAATTAATAAATGTATATGAAGTTAAACAACACTAG
- a CDS encoding glycosyltransferase family 2 protein has protein sequence MKTLIGLPAYNESPCIGKLLDRINDVRDEFKLPLEVIVINDGSTDDTEEYLKQYSNDYSYISYIDHDGNKGLAQGMRTIIDYALSHLEDEDVLVVMDADNTHNPNIIPTMINKLKKNHLDIVIASRFKYGGEEKGLKLKRRILSKGASIFANIFFGVKNVKDYSCGYRAYDIEFLRKLKDFYKDKLIEAKGFECMIELIIKAGKSGGRIEESPLVLEYNLKESPSKMKVVKTINGYLKLGVKYNRLRKVK, from the coding sequence ATGAAAACTTTAATTGGGCTTCCTGCATATAATGAGAGCCCTTGTATAGGGAAGCTACTTGATCGTATAAATGATGTGAGGGATGAGTTTAAATTACCGCTAGAGGTTATTGTAATCAATGACGGAAGTACTGATGATACAGAAGAATATTTAAAACAGTATTCTAATGATTATTCATATATAAGTTATATAGATCATGATGGAAATAAGGGATTAGCTCAGGGAATGAGGACCATTATAGACTATGCTCTTAGTCACCTTGAAGACGAAGATGTACTTGTAGTAATGGATGCAGATAATACTCATAATCCAAATATAATTCCTACTATGATCAATAAGTTGAAGAAGAATCATCTTGATATAGTCATTGCATCAAGGTTTAAGTATGGTGGAGAAGAGAAGGGACTTAAATTAAAAAGAAGAATCTTAAGTAAAGGGGCATCTATATTTGCAAATATATTTTTCGGAGTTAAGAACGTGAAGGATTATTCCTGTGGATATAGAGCTTATGATATTGAATTTTTAAGAAAGTTAAAAGACTTTTATAAGGATAAACTTATAGAAGCTAAGGGATTTGAATGTATGATCGAATTGATTATAAAAGCTGGCAAGTCAGGCGGAAGAATAGAGGAATCACCACTTGTGCTTGAATATAATCTAAAGGAATCTCCTAGTAAAATGAAGGTGGTTAAAACTATTAATGGTTATCTTAAACTAGGTGTTAAATATAACAGGTTAAGGAAGGTAAAATAA
- a CDS encoding EamA family transporter has protein sequence MSQIGLIITSIALGATGQVLLKAGANSLRGLNLSLSGILPSIWSLLKTPAIIIGMFCFGFSSLLWIKVLTKSELSYAYPMVSFSYVIVTIAAAIFFKEAITLNKIFGIAAIVMGVFILNR, from the coding sequence ATGAGTCAGATTGGGTTGATAATAACATCAATAGCTTTGGGAGCTACAGGACAAGTTCTTTTAAAAGCTGGGGCTAATAGTCTTAGAGGCTTAAATTTAAGCTTATCAGGAATATTGCCAAGTATATGGAGCCTGTTAAAAACTCCAGCTATAATTATTGGGATGTTTTGCTTTGGTTTCTCATCACTTTTATGGATTAAGGTACTTACAAAATCAGAGTTAAGCTATGCTTATCCAATGGTGAGTTTTTCATATGTAATTGTAACCATAGCAGCTGCAATCTTCTTTAAAGAAGCCATTACATTAAATAAGATCTTTGGTATAGCAGCAATAGTAATGGGTGTATTTATATTAAACAGGTAG
- a CDS encoding glycosyltransferase family 39 protein yields the protein MIRNKNHYITILIILLIFLMRIPVINNAPAEAIDMWRQCDTESIARNFINHEFNIFKPQFNYDGPLPNYIQLEFQITTFIIAILYRIFGKHYFLARLVPLIFFMISVYYLYKIVEKIYGIKAAWITIIIYGILPLNLFYSRAIMPESAALCFFNGAFYYFYKTIQSDLNNVIPNAVEESLVLKPRSFVSHVHTDGLRMTKKRISDILLAGIFTALAISQKTPAIFIGLAFLFMCIDRYGLGFIKQIRLWVFATIALIPPIAYILYSGHIAEFKFVEGIGSKLILPKFMTAIFSPEAITFYRYNLSGGFTKLIFLLGVVGLFTLTSRRDRPILYWTIAIILEVIVIVSVIKFRYYMIFLTPVISILAGRVLYLLESQLKYIGGIAVVLIFIYTGYSSYNLVKDDFIVREEVLDFGRVIDEYTNEEDLIVIGYHDPVRISISNRQGWRVQEIEQLQRYIDLGADYFILDENGIYNDDGSFREYLDDNFEMKLVEGKYLFYDLELRLHSKS from the coding sequence ATGATAAGAAATAAAAACCATTATATAACTATATTAATAATACTTTTAATATTTCTAATGAGGATACCAGTAATAAATAATGCTCCAGCAGAAGCTATAGACATGTGGAGACAATGTGATACTGAATCCATTGCTAGAAATTTTATTAATCATGAGTTTAATATTTTCAAACCTCAGTTTAATTATGATGGGCCACTACCTAATTATATACAATTAGAGTTCCAGATAACTACCTTTATCATAGCTATATTATATAGGATATTTGGGAAACATTATTTTTTAGCTAGGCTGGTACCTCTAATCTTTTTTATGATATCAGTTTATTATCTATATAAAATAGTTGAGAAGATCTATGGAATAAAGGCAGCATGGATTACAATTATTATATATGGAATTTTACCACTGAATCTATTTTACTCCAGAGCAATTATGCCAGAATCAGCAGCCTTATGTTTTTTCAACGGAGCCTTCTATTATTTTTATAAGACCATTCAAAGTGACTTAAATAATGTTATCCCGAACGCAGTTGAAGAATCTCTAGTTCTAAAGCCGAGATCCTTCGTGAGCCATGTTCATACAGATGGACTCAGGATGACTAAAAAGAGAATCTCCGATATTCTTTTAGCTGGAATCTTTACCGCTCTAGCCATCTCTCAAAAGACTCCCGCAATTTTCATTGGACTAGCCTTTCTATTTATGTGTATTGATAGATATGGCTTAGGATTTATAAAACAGATAAGGTTATGGGTATTTGCTACTATTGCACTTATACCACCTATTGCATATATATTATATTCAGGACATATAGCTGAGTTTAAATTTGTGGAGGGAATAGGGAGTAAGTTAATATTGCCGAAATTTATGACAGCAATATTCTCTCCAGAAGCTATAACTTTTTACAGATATAATTTATCAGGTGGTTTTACCAAGCTTATATTCCTATTGGGGGTAGTAGGATTATTTACTCTGACTTCACGTAGAGACAGACCAATTCTCTATTGGACTATTGCAATAATACTTGAGGTAATAGTGATTGTATCAGTTATTAAGTTTAGGTACTATATGATATTTTTAACTCCTGTAATATCAATATTGGCAGGAAGGGTTCTATATCTTTTGGAATCCCAACTAAAATATATTGGTGGAATTGCAGTTGTTCTAATATTCATATATACAGGATATAGTAGTTATAACTTAGTTAAGGATGATTTTATAGTTCGAGAAGAAGTATTAGATTTTGGAAGGGTAATTGATGAGTATACAAATGAGGAAGATCTTATAGTGATAGGATACCATGATCCTGTTAGAATCAGCATTAGTAATAGACAGGGATGGCGAGTGCAAGAAATAGAGCAGCTCCAACGCTACATAGACCTTGGAGCTGACTATTTTATCCTAGATGAAAACGGCATATACAATGATGATGGAAGTTTTAGAGAATATCTTGATGATAATTTTGAGATGAAATTAGTTGAGGGAAAGTATTTGTTTTATGACTTAGAATTACGTTTGCATTCTAAGTCATAG
- a CDS encoding FCD domain-containing protein, which translates to MELPKIKRTTLVDKIVEILIGKINNNEFNVGEILPSEIEMSAQFGVSRATIRESTSYLIGMGILERNENGLEIIQTPSTAILNNLKYFIDIGLETQALYEARIFFDIGFAYLASLKATDEDIEQLEKLNNNIVENLDNKEQYWETDLEFHYEIARIANNDFLYSVYETIMQLFTVEFTNSNNNIFNQSEVVNNTPKTHTNLLETFRTGNSLEAINIMLKSLGKAKEDMIGRRIRQAIPTESDSK; encoded by the coding sequence ATGGAACTGCCTAAAATCAAAAGAACAACACTTGTAGATAAAATAGTAGAAATACTCATAGGTAAAATAAATAATAATGAATTTAATGTAGGAGAAATATTGCCTAGTGAAATTGAAATGAGTGCGCAATTTGGGGTGTCAAGAGCTACAATTAGAGAATCCACATCATATTTAATCGGCATGGGAATATTAGAAAGAAATGAAAATGGTTTGGAAATCATTCAAACACCATCCACTGCCATTTTGAATAACTTAAAATATTTTATTGATATAGGGCTAGAAACACAAGCACTTTATGAAGCTAGAATTTTCTTTGATATTGGATTTGCATACTTAGCTTCGCTTAAAGCAACCGATGAAGACATAGAACAATTAGAAAAACTTAATAATAATATAGTAGAAAATTTAGATAATAAGGAACAATACTGGGAAACCGATTTAGAATTTCATTATGAAATAGCTCGTATTGCTAATAATGATTTCTTATACTCTGTATATGAGACAATCATGCAATTATTCACAGTTGAATTTACAAATTCAAACAACAATATCTTTAACCAAAGTGAAGTAGTGAATAACACTCCTAAAACCCATACTAACTTACTTGAAACATTTAGAACGGGTAATTCATTAGAAGCCATAAACATTATGCTTAAAAGTTTAGGAAAAGCAAAGGAAGATATGATAGGCAGAAGAATAAGGCAGGCAATACCAACTGAAAGCGATTCTAAATAA
- a CDS encoding NAD/NADP-dependent octopine/nopaline dehydrogenase family protein has translation MIDKKITVIGAGSGGIAFSTYFASMGKNVTVYDNDCIRIDSLKRKKVIDVTGALNASIDSLVFTSSIEEAMIDSRFIMVSITTNNISNLAKKMSPYIKPEQIIVLNPGHTFGAIEFIYTLKENGVINLPTVAETQDLIFACRLDDKYNLKINGIKKVMDIATYNTEDIKEVISNLSPYFPQFNPVKNVWATSLNNISSILHPIPMLLNISRIENEENYKYYFDGISKTITEFMSIVDQERLSIGKALGVNLTSILTWMKNAYNVNGNTIYECIQNNNSYSQIIGPKTLKHRFIYEDISSGLVPLAAIGHKLGVGTKMMDIFIDLGNIVCQRDYREEGRNLEKVGLDQLEIDNIINLFE, from the coding sequence ATGATAGATAAAAAGATCACTGTCATAGGTGCGGGTAGCGGAGGTATTGCTTTTTCAACGTATTTTGCTAGTATGGGTAAAAATGTTACTGTTTATGACAACGATTGCATAAGGATAGATTCATTAAAAAGAAAGAAGGTAATAGATGTTACCGGTGCTTTGAATGCTAGTATCGATTCATTGGTATTTACATCATCAATTGAAGAGGCAATGATTGATTCAAGATTTATAATGGTTTCTATCACTACAAATAACATTTCAAATTTAGCGAAAAAAATGTCTCCGTACATAAAGCCCGAACAAATAATAGTATTAAATCCGGGTCATACTTTTGGAGCCATTGAATTTATTTATACACTTAAAGAGAACGGCGTTATAAATTTACCAACAGTTGCCGAAACACAGGATCTAATTTTTGCATGTAGATTGGATGATAAATATAATCTGAAAATTAATGGGATAAAAAAAGTAATGGATATAGCTACATATAACACTGAAGACATTAAAGAAGTGATTTCAAATCTATCACCATATTTTCCACAATTCAATCCTGTTAAAAATGTTTGGGCTACTAGTTTAAACAATATTTCTAGTATATTGCATCCAATTCCAATGTTATTGAATATATCAAGAATTGAAAATGAAGAAAATTATAAATACTATTTTGATGGGATTAGTAAAACGATTACAGAGTTTATGAGTATCGTGGATCAAGAACGTTTAAGCATTGGGAAAGCATTAGGTGTAAATTTGACATCTATTTTAACTTGGATGAAGAATGCTTATAATGTAAATGGCAACACGATATATGAATGTATACAAAATAATAATTCTTATAGTCAGATAATAGGACCTAAGACCTTGAAACATCGCTTTATATATGAGGATATTTCATCTGGTCTTGTTCCACTTGCAGCAATAGGGCATAAGTTAGGTGTAGGTACCAAAATGATGGACATTTTCATTGATTTGGGCAATATTGTATGTCAAAGAGATTACAGGGAGGAGGGAAGAAATCTAGAAAAGGTTGGCCTAGATCAATTGGAGATTGACAATATAATAAATCTGTTTGAGTAA